A single genomic interval of Prochlorococcus marinus XMU1406 harbors:
- the petC gene encoding cytochrome b6-f complex iron-sulfur subunit, with the protein MTQLSSNDVPSMGRRQFMNLLTFGTATGVALGALYPVANYFMPLRAGGGGGGTSAKDELGNPITKTGWLATHQAGDRSLVQGLKGDPTYLIVNEGGEIGEFGLNAICTHLGCVVPWDSGANKFICPCHGSQYDTNGKVVRGPAPLSLALAHVDIEDDAVLVKQWSETDFRTNENPWWA; encoded by the coding sequence ATGACTCAATTAAGTTCCAATGATGTCCCTTCAATGGGTCGAAGGCAATTTATGAATCTTCTTACATTTGGTACTGCAACTGGTGTAGCTTTAGGAGCCCTTTACCCCGTCGCAAATTATTTCATGCCTTTAAGAGCAGGTGGTGGTGGTGGTGGAACTTCTGCTAAAGATGAATTAGGGAATCCAATAACTAAGACAGGTTGGTTAGCTACCCATCAAGCAGGAGATAGAAGCCTAGTGCAGGGTCTCAAGGGAGATCCAACTTATTTAATAGTTAATGAGGGTGGTGAAATAGGAGAATTTGGTTTAAATGCAATTTGTACTCATTTAGGTTGCGTTGTCCCATGGGATAGTGGTGCTAATAAATTTATATGTCCTTGTCATGGCAGTCAGTACGATACAAATGGGAAGGTAGTCAGAGGGCCAGCTCCTTTATCTTTAGCCCTAGCTCATGTTGATATTGAAGATGATGCTGTACTCGTTAAGCAATGGTCAGAAACTGACTTTAGAACTAATGAAAATCCATGGTGGGCATAA
- a CDS encoding DUF3067 family protein codes for MNPLLVDEVIHYLIHRWGKKYDFRLFRRGKFVYFQMMWGFLGQESFPLSEDEYKKSIADKIEILNRSGYSEEVREWLKKVNSKPRLGRAVSLQLNLNEKMKEFLT; via the coding sequence ATGAACCCATTACTAGTAGATGAAGTTATCCATTATTTGATTCATCGTTGGGGAAAGAAATATGATTTTAGACTCTTTAGAAGAGGAAAATTTGTTTATTTTCAAATGATGTGGGGATTTCTTGGTCAGGAATCATTTCCTTTAAGTGAAGATGAATATAAAAAATCGATAGCTGATAAAATCGAGATTTTAAATAGAAGTGGATATTCAGAAGAAGTAAGGGAATGGCTAAAGAAAGTCAATTCTAAGCCAAGGTTAGGCAGAGCTGTCAGCTTGCAATTAAATCTTAATGAGAAGATGAAAGAGTTTTTGACTTAA
- the tatC gene encoding twin-arginine translocase subunit TatC, with product MSGIGQSENKLSDSMTFSDHLDELRQRILNSIYSILISIFFSFLIIKPLISFLEIPAGDIHLLQLAPGEFLFVAIKVAGYSGLIVSMPYIFYQIILFISPGLTKQEKSLILPAVFGSGLLFFLGLIFSWWLLVPAAINFFITFGADIVEPTWSIERYFDFVLLLMSSTAIAFQLPVLQFILGSLGIITTEKMISNWKIVVISSAILSAVITPSTDPLTMSLLSISIVFLFFVGTGLTYLSENLKSKTLSSSH from the coding sequence ATGAGTGGTATAGGTCAAAGTGAAAATAAACTGTCAGATTCTATGACTTTTAGCGATCATTTAGACGAGCTTCGTCAAAGGATACTAAACTCAATTTACTCAATACTTATTTCAATATTTTTTAGTTTTCTCATCATCAAGCCATTAATATCTTTTTTGGAAATCCCAGCAGGCGATATTCATTTACTCCAACTTGCTCCAGGAGAGTTTTTATTCGTTGCTATTAAAGTTGCAGGTTACAGCGGATTGATAGTTTCAATGCCTTATATTTTTTATCAAATAATACTATTCATTTCTCCTGGCTTAACAAAACAAGAAAAAAGCCTTATCTTGCCAGCGGTTTTTGGTTCAGGTCTTCTGTTTTTTTTAGGATTAATTTTTTCATGGTGGTTATTAGTCCCTGCAGCAATAAATTTCTTTATTACTTTCGGTGCTGATATTGTTGAACCAACTTGGTCTATAGAAAGATATTTTGATTTTGTTCTCTTATTAATGTCTAGCACTGCAATAGCTTTTCAATTACCAGTATTACAATTTATTCTTGGTTCTCTTGGAATAATTACAACAGAAAAAATGATTTCGAATTGGAAGATAGTTGTAATCTCCTCCGCAATCTTATCTGCAGTGATTACCCCTTCAACAGACCCATTGACAATGTCGTTGCTATCTATATCGATTGTGTTTTTATTTTTTGTGGGTACTGGATTAACTTACTTATCAGAAAATCTTAAGTCAAAAACTCTTTCATCTTCTCATTAA
- a CDS encoding NFACT RNA binding domain-containing protein: MDITSIRSVLHYLAKNILPTKFETAQQPEPNTIQLCFRGIDSQTWLEVSWNGDSPRILKINKPVKIGRESTLSKQIRYGLKYMALISIDQDDFERVIKFSFAKKPGEEIDKYLIFELMGKHSNIFYLDNKHKIIAVGKQIKSSQSSFRTISTGSIYSGPPVNLKKQPREDESFRSWKDSISIVPESLKYCLINTYQGVSPILTKQLEVFSKTSNSEIMEKNIDFINNSDLKEIFKNWKIWINSFKNNNFNFSMFNKDFYCVWFVDQEINCKNKIDLCTSLENYYDYHLKQKKIELLEKKIEGIIFKQTNTEKKNLNIQYDLLSKSENYEVYKEKADNIFTSNEIKKRDVIKGQKLYKKSKKLKRSRELIKERLSIYKTNIKRLDEFTTLLENLNSLNHEKLLTRIKLLEEIMEEICNEFNINIKRQREDNKSTSEIQSSPIQVDTPTGLKLQIGRNMRQNDLISFKFSKKGDLWFHAQESPGSHVVLKSSSQVASEQDLQIAADLAALFSKAKRNIKVPINLVKIKDLQKIKKGGPGCVSFKDGEIIWGNPTRGEDYIKKNLKRVI; this comes from the coding sequence ATGGATATTACATCTATTAGGTCTGTCTTGCATTATTTAGCAAAGAACATCTTACCTACAAAGTTCGAAACTGCCCAACAACCTGAGCCTAATACAATTCAATTATGTTTCAGAGGAATTGATTCTCAAACATGGTTAGAAGTTTCATGGAATGGAGACTCTCCTAGAATACTAAAGATAAACAAGCCAGTAAAGATTGGAAGAGAAAGCACACTTTCTAAACAAATAAGATACGGATTAAAATATATGGCTTTAATTTCGATTGATCAAGATGATTTCGAGAGAGTTATAAAATTTAGTTTTGCAAAAAAACCTGGAGAAGAAATTGATAAGTATTTAATTTTTGAATTAATGGGAAAACATAGCAATATTTTTTATTTGGATAATAAACATAAGATAATTGCAGTTGGCAAACAAATTAAATCAAGTCAATCTAGTTTTAGAACAATTTCAACAGGATCAATTTATTCTGGCCCTCCAGTCAATCTCAAAAAACAACCTAGAGAAGATGAGTCTTTTCGATCATGGAAAGACTCAATTTCAATAGTTCCTGAGTCTTTGAAATACTGCTTAATAAATACCTATCAAGGAGTTAGCCCTATCCTCACAAAACAATTAGAGGTTTTTAGCAAAACTAGCAATTCGGAAATAATGGAAAAAAATATCGATTTCATTAACAATTCAGACTTAAAGGAGATATTTAAAAATTGGAAGATTTGGATAAATAGTTTTAAAAACAATAACTTTAACTTTTCCATGTTTAATAAAGATTTTTATTGCGTTTGGTTTGTTGATCAAGAAATTAATTGCAAAAATAAAATAGATTTATGCACCAGTTTAGAGAATTATTATGATTATCATCTAAAACAAAAAAAAATTGAATTATTGGAAAAGAAAATTGAAGGGATAATTTTTAAACAGACCAATACTGAGAAAAAGAATTTAAATATTCAATATGATCTTCTTTCAAAATCAGAAAACTACGAGGTATACAAAGAAAAAGCTGACAATATATTCACTTCAAATGAAATTAAAAAACGAGATGTTATTAAAGGACAAAAACTATATAAAAAGTCAAAAAAACTTAAGAGATCAAGAGAATTGATAAAAGAAAGATTAAGCATTTACAAAACAAATATAAAAAGATTAGATGAATTTACTACACTTCTAGAAAATCTAAATTCTTTAAATCATGAAAAACTTTTAACTAGAATCAAACTACTCGAAGAAATTATGGAAGAAATTTGTAACGAATTTAATATCAATATCAAGAGGCAAAGAGAAGATAACAAAAGTACATCTGAGATACAATCTTCACCAATTCAAGTTGACACTCCAACAGGATTGAAGCTTCAGATAGGGAGAAACATGAGGCAAAATGACTTAATTAGCTTTAAGTTCTCAAAAAAAGGCGATTTATGGTTTCATGCACAGGAATCACCAGGCAGTCATGTAGTTTTGAAGTCTTCATCTCAGGTAGCATCTGAACAAGATCTTCAAATAGCTGCAGATTTAGCTGCTTTATTTAGTAAGGCAAAAAGAAACATTAAAGTTCCAATTAATTTAGTAAAGATTAAAGATTTGCAGAAAATCAAAAAAGGAGGGCCGGGTTGCGTTTCCTTTAAAGATGGAGAAATTATTTGGGGAAATCCTACAAGAGGAGAAGATTACATTAAAAAAAATCTTAAAAGAGTAATTTAG
- the gmk gene encoding guanylate kinase, with product MKNQKKLIILTGPSGVGKGTIVKEILGKEKNFWLSISATTREPREGEKDGENYYFLNQDKFKEMIEQKMFLEWAQFAGNYYGTPLSSVNEKIKKGFTVLLEIEVEGARQIKNKFPNSLSIFLLPPDKEELERRIRSRGTEKEEAIEKRLSRANYEIAVSNQFDFALINHNVDETAKKIIKFIKT from the coding sequence ATGAAAAATCAAAAAAAACTTATTATCCTTACTGGACCAAGCGGGGTGGGTAAAGGAACAATTGTTAAAGAAATATTAGGGAAAGAAAAAAATTTTTGGCTATCAATATCTGCAACCACTAGAGAACCTAGAGAGGGAGAGAAGGACGGAGAAAATTACTACTTTTTAAATCAAGATAAGTTTAAAGAAATGATTGAACAAAAAATGTTCCTTGAATGGGCTCAATTCGCTGGAAACTACTATGGAACGCCTTTGTCTTCTGTTAATGAGAAAATAAAAAAAGGATTTACCGTACTACTTGAAATTGAAGTAGAGGGTGCAAGGCAAATAAAAAATAAGTTTCCTAATTCACTGTCAATATTTTTACTTCCTCCAGATAAAGAAGAGTTAGAAAGAAGAATAAGAAGTAGAGGTACAGAAAAAGAAGAGGCAATTGAAAAAAGACTCTCAAGGGCTAATTATGAGATTGCAGTATCAAATCAATTTGATTTTGCATTAATAAATCACAATGTTGATGAAACAGCAAAAAAAATAATCAAGTTCATAAAAACTTGA
- the psaJ gene encoding photosystem I reaction center subunit IX yields MFKILNTKFVRSAPVVAAIWLSLTAGIIIEFNRFFPDLLFHPMS; encoded by the coding sequence ATGTTCAAAATTCTAAACACAAAATTTGTCAGATCTGCCCCAGTGGTAGCAGCAATTTGGCTAAGCCTTACGGCTGGAATAATTATTGAATTTAATAGGTTTTTCCCAGATTTATTATTTCATCCAATGAGCTGA